ggcacaccaccatgcacaagtgtgccaaatattggccccatccaaggtggttgggtatgttttaggccatggtagacccattttgaccctaaaaccctagtatcggcacctcccaaccatgggatcaccatgaatgcaaaaaccaacctagaaagagaaagccaaaaagggtggggcacaccaccatgcacaagtgtgccaaatattggccccatccaaggtggttgggtatgttttaggccatggtagacccattttgaccctaaaaccctagtatcggcacctcccaaccatgggatcaccatgaatgcaaaaaccaacctagaaagagcaattaaaaagggtggggcacagcaccatgcacaagtgtgccaaatattggccccatccaaggtggttgggtatgttttaggccatggtagacccattttgaccctaaaaccctagtatcggcacctcccaaccatggtatcaccatgaatgcaaaaaccaacctagaaagagaaatttaaaaagggtggggcacaccaccatgcacaagtgtgccaaatattggccccatccaaggtggttgggtatgttttaggccatggtagacccattttgaccctaaaaccctagtatcggcacctcccaaccatggtatcaccatgaatgcaaaaaccaacctagaaagagaaattaaaaagggtggggcacaccaccatgcacaagtgtgccaaatattggccccatccaaggtggttgggtatgttttaggccatggtagacccattttgaccctaaaaccctagtatcggcacctcccaaccatgggatcaccatgaatgcaaaaaccaacctagaaagagaaagccaaaaagggtggggcacaccaccatgcacaagtgtgccaaatattggccccatccaaggtggttgggtatgttttaggccatggtagacccattttgaccctaaaaccctagtatcggcacctcccaaccatggtatcaccatgaatgcaaaaaccaacctagaaagagaaattaaaaagggtggggcacaccaccatgcacaagtgtgccaaatattggccccatccaaggtggttgggtatgttttaggccatggtagacccattttgaccctaaaaccctagtatcggcacctcccaaccatggtatcaccatgaatgcaaaaaccaacctagaaagagaaattaaaaaagggtggggcacaccaccatgcacaagtgtgccaaatattggccccatccaaggtggttgggtatgttttaggccatggtagacccattttgaccctaaaaccctagtatcggcacctcccaaccatggtatcaccatgaatgcaaaaaccaacctagaaagagaaatttaaaaagggtggggcacaccaccatgcacaagtgtgccaaatattggccccatccaaggtggttgggtatgttttaggccatggtagacccattttgaccctaaaaccctagtatcggcacctcccaaccatggtatcaccatgaatgcaaaaaccaacctagaaagagaaatttaaaagggtggggcacaccaccatgcacaagtgtgccaaatattggccccatccaaggtggttgggtatgttttaggccatggtagacccattttgaccctaaaaccctagtatcggcacctcccaaccatgggatcaccatgaatgcaaaaaccaacctagaaagagaaagccaaaaagggtggggcacaccaccatgcacaagtgtgccaaatattggccccatccaaggtggttgggtatgttttaggccatggtagacccattttgaccctaaaaccctagtatcggcacctcccaaccatggtatcaccatgaatgcaaaaaccaacctagaaagagaaagccaaaaagggtggggcacaccaccatgcacaagtgtgccaaatattggccccatccaaggtggttgggtatgttttaggccatggtagacccattttgaccctaaaaccctagtatcggcacctcccaaccatggtatcaccatgaatgcaaaaaccaacctagaaagagaaattaaaaaagggtggggcacaccaccatgcacaagtgtgccaaatattggccccatccaaggtggttgggtatgttttaggccatggtagacccattttgaccctaaaaccctagtatcggcacctcccaaccatgggatcaccatgaatgcaaaaaccaacctacaaagagaaattaaaaaagggtggggcacactagcatgcacaagtgtgccaaatattggccccatccaaggtggttgggtatgttttattccatggtagacccattttgaccctaaaacccttgtatcggcacctcccaaccatggagcATCCACTAGGTCTTCCAAAATATCTAAAAATGAAAAATATCTTCACATTCCATGATTGTTTGTGTTACATACCATGTCTACAAAATTTGAGGTGATTTGGAGgaggtcgaaaaaatcacttGCTTAAAAAATGGGGATAAAGTTATACCAAACGGTCCGTCGTAGAGCAAGTGAATTTTTCGACCATCTCTAAATCACCTCAAAATTTTTTTATAGGCTCCCATGTATGTAATATCAATTATTAATAAAAAACATTTAAAAATTAAGTTTACAAGAATATTGTGGGGTACACCATGgttagttgcacccagacacccgaaACATGCATTTTTTGGGTAAATCAGGTAGATGGGCatgctagggtgaggccacacttgcacATGCCTGCACCATTCACTCTACaagaatattggccccatccaaggtgtttGAATCTATTTTAGTGCAAGTTAGACTCATATTCACCATAAAACCCTTTTCGCCACATCCTAATTCAAAAATATTCATAATGATAAAAATATCATCACATTCCATGTTTATTTCTGTTACATACCATGTGTGAAAATTTTGAGGACATTTGGAGGAGGTCGAAAAATAGGTTGCTTCAAAAAATGGGGCTAAAGTTCCGAGCGGATATGCATAGTAGCCTTTTTTCAGCTACAAACTCACACACAGTAGCATTTTTCAGGTACAAACAAAAACACACTTCCATTTCATCTGAAACCACATTTAATTTTTCATCCACACACCGAAACACACTTGCATGATATTTTGACATGACCACATCATTGGAAATAATTTTTTCATCTTGACATTTCCAATTACACACCTGACTAATTTGAATATGTTGCAAAtaaaacaactacttgaaatgctTGCATATTATTCCTACTACTAACCCAAACATTGCAACACACATTGTTGCTAGAAAGCAAATAATATTGTCCTTAGACTTCAACACTTTTCTCTGCATTTTCAATTGTATCTTCAAGGTTTTTTCTTTGTCTTCATTTTCGTTCTGCACCTTGTTGATCTTCTCGGATAGTTGCCCTATCACATATCTTTCTCTTCCTTTCCATTCACTGTCAACCCACTCTACATACGCGCATGTATGTATTCCCTGAAAGAAAACATATCATATGAAAACATAGCATATAAATAAAGTTCAAACATGAAATTATATGGTTTGAAAGTATACCTCATATGGACAACCCAAAAACCGTCTTCCAGTGTCGTAACCGTCGTTGCAAACACGGCGAAAGGTGGGAACACCGAGTGGCCACACCTGTTCTTTGTGTTCTTCTCAATACCGTAGTACAATGGATCAAACTCGTACTGCGGCAAAACATCAACAAACTGAACCATGCCTTCGTCATCATCCTATATTTCATCATATCAGATTATGAGTTATGGAAGAATTCTTTTATAAAACAGCAAATAATCAGGTACTAACCGGCTCAACTAGGGTATGTGCTGCCGCAGTCTTCATCTTCCCTCTGTTGTAATGCACAACAGATGTAAGCTTCGCCCATCCGTGGTCGCCGTCCATCGGATCCGCTCTATCCGATGAGTTCACGATCGCGTGCAGCCGCCGATCACCCCCGCGGCGAGACATAGGCAACACAGACGAACCCTAACAGCGAGTTAGGGAACACTTTGTTAAATAGAAACGGCCCATCGAGTTAGGCTTTATATTTAATTGGGCCGCCAACTCTATCGGCCCAAGACATGCTATACCCACCACGTAAAGCTCAACATCCACGCATGCAAAAAAAATTGTTGGTTTATTATTTTAACATCATTTACGAAAGATAATTCTTTGTGTTATCACAAATTTGTAATGGAATCGAAAATATTACGATTTATTGTGAAACATTATAGGAAAGAATAAAACTATAGTACAGAGAACCAACATGAAAGCAAACAATAATATAGAAAAAATTGAAGAAAAAAACAGGATACATAAAAGAGAAGCCACCGAGTAGAAATCAGCTTTACAAGAATTGAGTTAATTGACTCATAAAAAGAGAACATAGTTCAGTACAAATCACTCATAAAAACATAATAAACACAGTAATCCTTCCATGATTATTGAAGTTCAGCAAAAGAACATACAATTTCACATAAAAAGAGAGAGGTAGTTCAAATAGTCGCGACGATTACATAGATTAGCACAAAAGACACCAGAGTGAACATATCCACCACTTTACAAACAGTAGGTTCGAGTAGTGTAGTAGGTTCATCGTCTGAAACTTAAACCCCTACATCTTACTGGAAATATATAACAAAGTACGTGAAGTAATCAGTCGATCACCGCTCCTCCTCGATCACATCCTCGATCACATCAACAGACATAAAAAGCATGCCCTCCATCTTAAAGAACAAACACAGGACTAACAGGCCAGCCACCAAGTTATTCTTAACACAGAAGTCAATCCAACCCGACTTAAACCTGATTCTGCCATCAACGGATGTGTAGTAGACAGCATGgctgtcatcatcatcctcacccCTCAGAAAGTAGATATCACCACTACGACGAACGTCAAGAACAgatacaatagtcttcgggatacGCTGTGATagaatcaaaaaaaaaaaccacatCAAAAAGACAATCATTCAAAAATGAACAGAAAAAAACATATATCAAGGAAATTACCAGTGCATTGGAAGCAACATCATATGTAGATAGGCGATGTACAAAAACACCGCCAAGGCCCAGACCACGGTCGTAAACACGGCTGTTGATATTGATGATCTCAGAATTTTTAAGTTCAACAGTTTTTGAGATAAAGATGGATTTAGCATCTCCTTCAAAATAAAAAACTTCTGCAGGAAAAAACAATGAGAGAAAAATCCATGATAAAAAGAGCAGTTTGTTAAACACAAACAACAGATGAACAAAAAAGTGACAGCAAATTACCTTTGAATAATTCCTTGGAGTAATCTTCAATGTCTAGTGCAGTAACAAACACATTTTCTTCTTCCTCTATGATATCAAATCTTATCTTCTCATTCAGATGCATATCATAATCAGTGAGGAATTTCTTGTAGTCAGGACCAAAAATACGAgtcttcttgtccatcttgtcCAGCAGAAAACTCAGAACACCCTGTCCCTGAGACTCAACAGTCAAGGCATTACCAAAAGAGACTTGTTTATATACTTCCTAACATAGCAAGGGATGTTCTGCAACAAAGTTCACATTAGTAATCTTCCAAACCTATTTTCCGTGCATAGAATATTTAGCTGCATGGCAAATTAAGATTGTGGATGCTAAATAAAAATGCAAATCTGCTGGTTGTGTGAAGTGATCTCATTTCACATTGTCTACAGTACTGTCTACAAGCTAACACCACAATTTCCAGCAAAGAATGAAGCTAGCAAACCTAAAAAAGCCAACCACCAAAAATTTCTTTATTCAAATATATGTGCTATATTACAAAACAATCAGTTCTTCCATCCACCAAAATGATATCGATGTATAACAACAACAGTCACACACTTGTGATGTTTGTTCAATCTGAAAAATAAATGGGGAATTGATTCTAAATACACCAGTAACACAACAAGCATATCAAAATAACTTACAGAGTATTCTTCAAAGTTTGTACGCATAGAAATGCAGAAGAACTCTGGTTCCTTCAGCTTCATGTGGCAACCACCATCAGGGTTTCCACAGATTGGACACTTCATGtaatatatgaatacaaaattATTATAAATGATACAAATGGGCATATCTAAATTCATACAAGAAACCATATTCAACAAATGAACAACACTCTTGAGTACACtggaaaaaaatgaaatatcATAATTTCTCTGCATACCAAAAAGAGGTGAACAACATCTGAATGCTTACTTTACTACATTGTTCATATTGTTACTCAAATAAATCCTAAACCATTATGAAGTGCAAAAAATATAAATTAGACTCAAACCCTAAAGTAACAATCTAATTAAGAATTCATGCAGACCATAATTACTAGAAAGAAATGCAGACCACAATTTAAAATGGTTATAAGTGATGCTATAAAAAAATATTAAAACATACATAATCCCATTATGAGTAAGAGGAAAAGTAAGAGGATAAGTTTTACGATTTTTCTCATCTTAAACACACATGCTGCATACAGAGAACAGCTCCATTAGGACCCAAAGATAAATAATAGGGATAGAAAAGTAGGGGAAAGTAATACAaagacaaagacaaaaaaacaagtacGAGAAAAGGACCACACCAGTAGGACCGCACAGCACGTGCACATACAAAAAGAAGGACTTCCAGATCTGGGTGGTGgatagaaaaggaaagaaaaaagagGGCTTCCTCTGACAAGGAATTGATGAAAAGCGTCACAGTCACTAGATCGAGTACTAAAACCGTCCGATCTGCTTGGATTTACCTTGTTCCCTCCTCTGCAACAGCCGGTTCAGACGGCCACCTCCAGAAGCTCCGACGTTGACCAGGAGAGGAGAAGAACAGTCGACACTAGTGGATGGAGAAGAACCGACCGGTCCAGGAATGGGAGGCTTGAAGCAGACTTAAATATGAACGGCCCAACAAAATGAAAGACAAGGCCCGCCGGTAAAAAAGCCCAGTAAACACGCAGTCACAAAAAAACCCAACCCAAAAGCCTGTCCCCGGAGCCCAACCCACGAGATAATGATGAAACATTTGCTGAATTTTTGTTTATTTGTCATTTCTGTTTTATTTACTGAATAATGGCTAAACCTTCAAAATATTTCAAAAACTTCACCTGGCCACGTTAACTGTTTACGTGCATAATTAATTAGTAGTGCTGATTGTAGTTACATGTAGACCTGAAAAGGTATTGATTTTATCACAGTGTACAGATATGCATGCTCACTACTTAGGCCACTATTAAATGCAACTTAACATGGAAAAATCTTCGTGTACAAGCTATAAGAGTTGCCATTCAACATAAGATGATGCATGAGTCCACTGCTGATGCCGCCAGTACATATATAATGGTAACAGTTCTTGTACTACCTGCATTGGAAATTACATGCTAATTATAAAATGCtacttttgttgaattatgtaagTAGGACAGCTTATAGGCACTCACTTGTTGTTAAGTTTGCATTTCTTGCTGCGCCGGTTGTGACCTGGCTCTTTGCAAGCCCCGCACTTAATTTTGTGCTCGTCGTACGATAGAGGTCTTCCATTTTTAGACTTGGGACGGTTGTCATCATCTGAATTATGTGTACCTTTGCTCGATACTTTAATAGGATCCTGGACCTTAACCATGTTTCCTTCTCGGTCCTCCACATGTTCAACTGCTAATGAGCTTAGACAAATCGGAACAGCACCCACCGTACCCTCCTTGTCGTACTCAATCGCCTTTGCTATCACGTCCTTTAAACTGTCCTCAGAATCGAGCCCAAAGTGTTGGGTGTTTGCATGCTGCATGCATAGCTTGCGAGGATAACACACTGACCTTGCTATATTCAATTCTATCCGCTGTACCTGACCAACCTACTCCAAACATATCACTCGTTCGCCTAGCAGGCAGTCCATTTCTTGCGTCTTTTGATAACCGACGAAGAACACAACACTTTGGAATTTCAGATATTTGCAGAACACATAGAACATGGAATATATGTTTGCAAGGGAGTCCTTTTCGAATCATTCTCCTGCAGCTGCACTTTATAGTTTCTTTAGGATTTCCCGGTGTATATTCCACGGTGAACCGCCTCTTTGGTTTATTATGCCATGCCACGACAAAAGTTTCAGACCCACATCCCAGCTTTCTTTCCAAAGTCACTATGCCGCCAACTGACCTCAAATCTAGCTGCAATATATAGAAGTTTGCCGGCGTAAACACGTGGGTAGCAAATACCTCCAGATCCCTGCAGCTTGTTACGGGCACAGGTAATGTCTGTGAGGCCGTGCAGTCATCATGCGCCTCGTTCTCACGGATGCGGGTAATGCAATTCTCATAGTGCAATATCATGTCCACCAAAGTCATTTCTCCATCAAGGTGCAGGTGAAGGCAGGAATTCAGACTTTCACTCCGCTGGTTGCTCTTCATACCAAGCCAAAAACCCTCTGTCAGAAAAGCTGCAGCCCACAGGTGCCTCTTCCTGTACATCCTCCTCAACCAAATTTCCGTGTTCTCTGTCTTCCATCTTTTTAAAAAAGCCTGCCATCTCTGCTCAAATTCGGCTATGGACGTGCTATAGTACAACATAGACCGGAACTCGCCCAACGACTTGTGACTGAGATGGATCTTCATATTTTTTTCAACATGCCAAGAACATATGCGGTGCCAGACATCGGGAAATACAGTGCGGATTGCCCTAATCATCGCTGAGTCGGCGTCCGTAATTACACTCAAAGGCTTCTTCTGACACATTGCCTTCAGAAATGTTTGCAGCAACCACACATAAGTTTCTTCTTTCTCATCTGAAACTATGGCACAACCAAAAACCGTAGTCCTACGGTGATTGTTCAGACCAACAAAAGGTATGAATGGCATACGATAGCGATTCATCTTGTACGTGCTGTCAAACACAAGCACATCTCCATAGTCCTCATAGTCCTGTACAGACTTCGATTCACAACAGAACATTCTCTTCAGCCGTCCTtcttcatccaagtcatagtcgaAATAAAAACTTGGGTCCTTCTCCTTTCTGCTGAGCATAATGCCTATGGTCGTGGCAGCATCACCCTTCGCAAGTAGTTTCCTCTTTTCCTTGCCGCAAAGGTTGTACAGATCCCGTCGGACGTACCCGACGCCGCCATACCATCCACTTCTGCTAATCATGGAATCCATTATGGTGTGCTTCCTAATACCTGCAGCTCCCATAGCTAAGATCTCAGCCTTCTGATGATCTCTGATTTTTCTATGCGACCAAAGAAAAGGTGTTTCATCCGCTCTTGCTAACGTATGACTGTGCTTGTCATCAAAACTATCAACATACCAGAAACCAAGTTTTTCATTCAGCTTCACAGTCATGTGCGCCTCACAGTTGCATCGAGACAGTGGTCTGAGCCTCCGGCTATGTCCCTCTTCGGTCATCAACTTTGGATCACGCTCACCTTCCCTTGAACACAAAAAACGCCTGTAACGCCTATGTTTcgtaatttttttgctatatctgACCTTATCCAATCTGATGCTGAATCCATTATCGTTGGCATAGCTGTTGTAGAATTCGAATGCAGCTTCTTCACTAGGAAAAGTCATCTCCTTTATCATCATGTACAACTCTATCGTATCCTCTGCCTGACAAGCTTGACTGAGGTTcgcgtcatcaccatcatcaacatGGGACTGTCACATAAAAACATAGCAGTCAAACTCTAATTTTTTTATGTGGCTATTAAAAAAAATTTGGTTTCCACAAATAATTAACCAATACGTACCTCATTGCTATTCGACGGCTTTGCTTCCACATAATGTTTGCCAACTGCTGACTCATCATAAAAACAATTCTCCATGTCGGATTCACCATAATAGTCATACACATTTTCAAGTCCAAATATTTCCTGCAAAAATTTAAGACAACAAGTAAATGTACCTCATTACTGTTTCCCACTTTCTAATGGTAATCTCATTTCATTGCATATCAAATAACAATTACACTACATGTACCTCATTGCTGTTTT
This Lolium perenne isolate Kyuss_39 chromosome 1, Kyuss_2.0, whole genome shotgun sequence DNA region includes the following protein-coding sequences:
- the LOC139835004 gene encoding protein FAR1-RELATED SEQUENCE 5-like; this translates as MSVVCEVENVPGIGVDGDESDNSRTGLGNESLSGRENIFVGSRSDNSMSSEHGMEAIINMDDIDNDYERDISDDVELDENSNEEIFGLENVYDYYGESDMENCFYDESAVGKHYVEAKPSNSNESHVDDGDDANLSQACQAEDTIELYMMIKEMTFPSEEAAFEFYNSYANDNGFSIRLDKVRYSKKITKHRRYRRFLCSREGERDPKLMTEEGHSRRLRPLSRCNCEAHMTVKLNEKLGFWYVDSFDDKHSHTLARADETPFLWSHRKIRDHQKAEILAMGAAGIRKHTIMDSMISRSGWYGGVGYVRRDLYNLCGKEKRKLLAKGDAATTIGIMLSRKEKDPSFYFDYDLDEEGRLKRMFCCESKSVQDYEDYGDVLVFDSTYKMNRYRMPFIPFVGLNNHRRTTVFGCAIVSDEKEETYVWLLQTFLKAMCQKKPLSVITDADSAMIRAIRTVFPDVWHRICSWHVEKNMKIHLSHKSLGEFRSMLYYSTSIAEFEQRWQAFLKRWKTENTEIWLRRMYRKRHLWAAAFLTEGFWLGMKSNQRSESLNSCLHLHLDGEMTLVDMILHYENCITRIRENEAHDDCTASQTLPVPVTSCRDLEVFATHVFTPANFYILQLDLSVVFFVGYQKTQEMDCLLGERVICLE